The genomic window ACTGCCTGACCGCGTCGACGGTCAGGATCTTCGGGGTCTCGGCGGAGATGTCGATGCCGACCTCGCGCATCGCCTCGACCGCAGCGGGGTTGACCTGGTCGGCCGGGGCGGAGCCGGCTGAGCGGACCTCGATGCGGTCCCCGGCCAGATGGCTGAGCCATCCGGCGGCCATCTGGGAACGGCCGGCGTTGTGGACGCAGACGAACAGGACGGAGGGCTTGTCGGCCATCGCAGGTCTCTCTCGTGCTCTCTCGTGTCTCGCGGACGGAGTCGTGCCACGTCACGCACGTATGCCAGGCACTTCTGCCATCAGCACCCGATGGCGTCAGTGGCCACTGATGTGACAGTATCAGCCCATGATGACGTCAGTCGACACTGATCTGATCCGGGTGCTCGCCGACCCGCTCAGGCTCCGGATCGTGACCCTGCTGGCCCGCGAGACGCTGTGCACCACGCACCTCGTGGAGGAGACCGGCGCCCGGCAGACGAACCTCTCCAACCATCTGCGGGTGCTGCGCGAAGCGGGCGTGGTGGAGACGGAACCGTGCGGGCGGTTCACGTACTACCGGCTCCGCCCCGAGGTCATCGAGTCGCTCGCCGGTCAGTTCGCCGACCTCGCGGAGACCGCGCGCGCCGGCGCCGAGGCGAACGTCAAGCGGTCCTGTCCCTGATCGCCGCGCATCGTCGCGACCGTCCGTATCAAGGAGTCCTATTGAGCGCCGCCGAGGCCGCCCTGCCCGAAACCTCTGCCCGGACCACGGCGGAGTCCGTCATGGCGTCACCTGCCGCACCTGCCGCACCTGCCGCACCTGCCGCACCTGCCGCACCTGCCGCGCCCGACGTCGCACCGTCCGGCTCTCCGCTGGTCGCCCGTGCCGCCGCCGAACTCGTCGGCACCGCCGCCCTCGTCGCCGTGGTGGTGGGTTCCGGAATCCAGGCGACCGGGCTGACGCAGGACGTCGGCCTCCAGCTGCTCGCGAACTCGATCGCCACCGTCTTCGGTCTCGGTGTCCTGATCGCCCTGCTCGGCCCGGTCTCCGGGGCGCACTTCAATCCCGCCGTCACCCTGGCCGAGTGGTGGACGGCCCGGCGGGGCGGCGCCGGAGTCACCCTGCGCGATGCGGCCGTGTACGTACCCGCGCAGGTGGTGGGAGCGGTCGTGGGCGCGATCCTGGCGGATGCGATGTTCGGCGAGCCGCTGGTGAAGTGGTCCACGCACGACCGCTCGTCGGGCAATCTGCTGCTGGGCGAGGTCGTCGCCACGGCAGGGCTGATCCTGCTGGTCTTCGGTCTCGCCCGGACCGACCGGCTGCGCTTCGCGCCGGTCGCGGTCGCCTCGTACATCGGCGCCGCCTACTGGTTCACCTCGTCCACGTCGTTCGCCAACCCGGCCGTGACGATCGGCCGCGCGTTCACCGACACGTTCGCCGGCATCGCGCCCGGTTCGGTGCCGGGGTTCATCGTCGCTCAGCTCGCCGGAGCCGTCGTCGGCCTGGCGCTGGTGGCCCTCGTCTTCGCTGGGCGGACCGGGCCGAGTGAACGTGTTGATTAGATAGATGCCTATGTTGACAACTGTCGAATCAAAAGCCATGCTGGCGACGTAGACATCGACATGCGTCGAAGCGTCCAGCCGTCGTGAATGCGTCTGTCGGTAGCCCCGGGGCGGCGTCCGGCTGGTGCTGACGCTCACCCGCTCACCCGCGCATCCAGCAGGAGGCCCAGACATGTCCCGCGTACAGCTCGCCCTCCGCGTCCCGGACCTCGAAGCG from Streptomyces formicae includes these protein-coding regions:
- a CDS encoding arsenate reductase ArsC, whose protein sequence is MADKPSVLFVCVHNAGRSQMAAGWLSHLAGDRIEVRSAGSAPADQVNPAAVEAMREVGIDISAETPKILTVDAVRQSDVCITMGCGDTCPVFPGKRYLDWALDDPAGQGVEAVRPIRDELRKLVEGLVEELAPEKTG
- a CDS encoding ArsR/SmtB family transcription factor → MMTSVDTDLIRVLADPLRLRIVTLLARETLCTTHLVEETGARQTNLSNHLRVLREAGVVETEPCGRFTYYRLRPEVIESLAGQFADLAETARAGAEANVKRSCP
- a CDS encoding aquaporin; translation: MASPAAPAAPAAPAAPAAPAAPDVAPSGSPLVARAAAELVGTAALVAVVVGSGIQATGLTQDVGLQLLANSIATVFGLGVLIALLGPVSGAHFNPAVTLAEWWTARRGGAGVTLRDAAVYVPAQVVGAVVGAILADAMFGEPLVKWSTHDRSSGNLLLGEVVATAGLILLVFGLARTDRLRFAPVAVASYIGAAYWFTSSTSFANPAVTIGRAFTDTFAGIAPGSVPGFIVAQLAGAVVGLALVALVFAGRTGPSERVD